A section of the Bradyrhizobium oligotrophicum S58 genome encodes:
- a CDS encoding PulJ/GspJ family protein, whose amino-acid sequence MIARSDRPQEQGFALIEALGALAIAGIVLSALAAVTSQWLPAWKRGLDRVQRAEMVAAALRRVGDDFAAAQFVSANREQKGPLFVGDEVSVMFVRAELGPNAGHGLDIVRIGGDGARSERALLRSRAAFEPVSVGQPVAEHFRFGDPVVLLSAPFRMSFAYADKTMAWTTEWRDASKLPSAVRMTIYDDSRGGAAVLVSAVRIQVDTPGGGVADAGAGSTAARSPAAAEPPQPNKSEPID is encoded by the coding sequence ATGATCGCCCGTTCCGATCGACCGCAAGAGCAGGGCTTTGCCTTGATCGAGGCGCTCGGCGCGCTCGCGATTGCCGGGATCGTGTTGTCGGCGCTGGCTGCGGTGACGTCGCAATGGCTGCCGGCATGGAAGCGCGGATTGGATCGCGTGCAGCGGGCCGAGATGGTGGCCGCTGCGCTGCGGCGGGTCGGTGATGATTTCGCTGCCGCGCAGTTCGTATCCGCCAATCGCGAGCAGAAGGGGCCGCTGTTCGTGGGTGACGAGGTCTCGGTGATGTTCGTGCGCGCCGAGCTTGGCCCCAATGCCGGGCATGGTCTCGACATCGTGCGCATCGGTGGGGATGGCGCGAGAAGCGAACGCGCTCTATTGCGATCGCGCGCCGCGTTCGAGCCCGTGTCGGTGGGGCAACCCGTGGCCGAGCATTTCCGGTTCGGTGATCCCGTGGTGCTGCTGTCAGCGCCGTTCCGGATGTCGTTCGCCTATGCTGACAAGACCATGGCGTGGACGACGGAGTGGCGCGATGCGAGCAAGCTGCCGTCCGCCGTGCGCATGACGATTTACGACGACAGCCGTGGCGGCGCCGCCGTTCTCGTCAGCGCGGTCCGTATCCAGGTCGATACACCGGGCGGCGGCGTCGCGGATGCGGGAGCAGGCAGCACCGCGGCCCGGTCGCCGGCTGCGGCCGAGCCGCCGCAGCCGAACAAGAGCGAGCCGATCGACTGA
- a CDS encoding prepilin-type N-terminal cleavage/methylation domain-containing protein, giving the protein MVETADQGQAGFTLIEVLVALAVVSVSIIAIGAVVSRNAASVRKLEQHVTLVTDMRLALATALADRSRLQPGISDQRSGSGSVVLQVRPLGGDWNEPAGQTGWIPEAVTLRVKTGSGAIADVQTVRLARGAR; this is encoded by the coding sequence ATGGTTGAGACGGCTGATCAGGGCCAGGCAGGCTTCACGCTGATCGAGGTGCTCGTCGCGCTTGCCGTCGTCAGCGTCTCGATCATAGCGATTGGGGCCGTGGTGTCGCGCAACGCCGCCAGTGTTCGCAAGCTCGAGCAGCATGTCACGCTCGTTACCGACATGCGGCTCGCGCTGGCAACGGCGCTGGCGGATCGCAGCCGGCTGCAGCCGGGCATCTCCGATCAGCGCTCCGGCTCCGGGTCGGTGGTGCTGCAGGTCAGACCGCTCGGCGGCGATTGGAATGAACCGGCGGGACAGACCGGCTGGATTCCGGAGGCGGTGACCTTGCGCGTCAAGACCGGCTCGGGCGCGATCGCCGATGTGCAGACGGTCCGACTGGCACGAGGAGCCCGCTGA
- a CDS encoding HupE/UreJ family protein yields the protein MIARKLLHSASGVALLSVLTASPGLAHEQTGVGGGLASGLLHPLTGMDHLVAMVAVGIWGAQLGGVAIWVLPIVFPLVMAFGAVLGILKIGLPVPELIIALSALVLGLAVAMRIRVPFAVAAVIVAIFAVFHGHAHGAELPTAVNPLAYGCGFVVATGLLHASGITIGALARWPGGERVIQGVGAAIAALGGYFLVSSLGVAA from the coding sequence ATGATCGCGCGCAAGCTTCTGCACTCCGCGTCGGGTGTCGCGTTGCTCTCGGTGCTGACGGCAAGCCCGGGTCTTGCCCATGAGCAGACCGGCGTCGGCGGCGGGCTGGCCAGCGGGCTGCTGCATCCCTTGACCGGGATGGATCATCTGGTCGCAATGGTCGCAGTCGGCATCTGGGGCGCGCAGCTCGGCGGCGTGGCGATCTGGGTGCTGCCGATCGTCTTTCCGCTCGTGATGGCGTTCGGCGCCGTCCTGGGGATCCTCAAGATCGGGCTGCCCGTTCCAGAACTCATCATCGCGCTTTCCGCGCTGGTCCTCGGCCTCGCTGTCGCCATGCGCATCCGTGTCCCATTCGCGGTCGCGGCAGTCATCGTCGCGATCTTCGCCGTCTTCCACGGTCATGCCCACGGCGCCGAGCTCCCGACAGCGGTGAATCCCCTCGCCTATGGCTGCGGCTTCGTGGTGGCGACCGGTCTTCTCCATGCCAGCGGCATCACCATCGGCGCGCTGGCGCGCTGGCCCGGCGGAGAGCGCGTCATCCAAGGCGTCGGAGCAGCCATCGCCGCACTCGGCGGCTACTTCCTGGTCTCCAGCCTGGGCGTCGCGGCATGA
- a CDS encoding prepilin peptidase — MTNAINILCILVLLLTCAGLIWTDLRSGLLPDWMNALVAASGFIDTALLVDLPEALWNCAAAVAVGAALLLLRRLYVMARGRQGLGLGDVKFLMAATLWAGLSGLPILLLVATTAALAAVLVLFMIGRRPTGQTALPFGPFLVIGLLAMLTLQAIGSELIVPF, encoded by the coding sequence GTGACCAACGCCATCAACATCCTCTGCATCCTCGTGCTGCTTCTGACCTGCGCCGGCCTGATCTGGACAGATCTGCGCAGCGGACTGCTGCCGGACTGGATGAATGCGCTGGTCGCCGCAAGCGGCTTCATCGACACGGCCCTGCTCGTCGATCTGCCCGAGGCGCTGTGGAATTGCGCAGCAGCCGTTGCCGTCGGCGCGGCGCTGCTGCTGCTGCGCCGACTTTACGTGATGGCCCGCGGCCGCCAGGGGCTCGGGCTCGGTGACGTCAAGTTTCTGATGGCGGCAACGCTCTGGGCTGGACTTTCCGGTCTGCCGATCCTGCTGCTCGTGGCGACGACGGCGGCACTCGCTGCGGTTCTGGTGCTCTTCATGATAGGGCGACGGCCCACCGGTCAAACGGCGCTGCCGTTTGGGCCCTTCCTCGTCATTGGTCTTCTTGCCATGCTGACATTGCAGGCCATCGGGAGCGAGCTGATCGTGCCCTTCTGA
- a CDS encoding peptidyl-prolyl cis-trans isomerase — MSAPAMSNAAQTFESASARSNQQDGNSSSPARLSSVGTLRGLIREPLLHFLILGGLIFAADGIIHPPAKDEKVITVTKALRQSFIDTFDEDKQRTPSEAELQKMVEAWVASEILYREGKTLGVDRGDEMIRDRVAFKLQYLIFDQVRVPQPSDEQLQAWFAENHARFDEPERVSFFMTPPSDEATARRYLDDIGEQRESEELRDQTRAILDRPVPSLSAGFGDGFSDGLLKMPLQQWTLLQSKDGWHVVRLDARKPGASAKFEDIRAEAAKIWHTEETRKRAWEAVSRLKANYTIRYEP; from the coding sequence ATGTCAGCCCCTGCCATGTCGAATGCGGCGCAGACCTTCGAGAGCGCCTCTGCACGCTCCAATCAGCAGGACGGCAACAGCTCTTCCCCTGCGCGATTATCATCCGTAGGGACCCTGCGCGGGCTCATCAGGGAGCCGCTCCTGCACTTCCTCATTCTCGGCGGACTGATCTTCGCGGCCGATGGGATCATCCATCCGCCGGCGAAGGACGAGAAGGTCATCACCGTGACCAAGGCGCTGCGCCAGTCCTTCATCGACACCTTCGACGAGGACAAGCAGCGCACGCCGAGCGAGGCGGAGCTGCAGAAGATGGTTGAGGCCTGGGTGGCCAGCGAGATCCTCTATCGCGAAGGCAAGACGCTCGGCGTCGACCGCGGCGACGAGATGATCCGCGACCGTGTCGCGTTCAAGTTGCAATATCTGATCTTCGATCAGGTGCGCGTGCCGCAGCCGAGCGATGAGCAGCTCCAGGCCTGGTTTGCCGAGAACCATGCGCGGTTCGACGAACCCGAGCGGGTGAGTTTCTTCATGACGCCCCCCAGCGACGAAGCGACGGCGCGGCGCTATCTGGACGACATTGGCGAGCAGCGCGAATCCGAGGAACTGCGCGATCAGACGCGCGCCATTCTCGATCGTCCCGTGCCGAGCCTGTCCGCGGGATTCGGCGACGGCTTCAGCGACGGCCTGCTGAAGATGCCGCTGCAGCAATGGACGCTGCTGCAATCAAAGGACGGCTGGCACGTCGTCCGTCTCGACGCGCGTAAGCCGGGCGCTTCGGCGAAATTCGAGGACATCCGCGCCGAGGCCGCCAAGATCTGGCACACGGAAGAAACACGCAAGCGGGCCTGGGAGGCGGTGAGCCGGCTCAAGGCCAACTACACAATCAGGTACGAGCCGTGA
- a CDS encoding type II secretion system protein GspK — protein sequence MSVLSYNNGSAGKRGGQGGFILIAALWMLAALAALVVVVSQQLGSSARLLRLEDEAVEADALVSAAIELSAYRLLLSKDEERPKQGGFRLALAGNDIAVSFVNEAARIDLNTASKDILENLFVTVGAERDAAKDYAERVVAWRSKPSDAAKAQAEEARYAAAGLKRVPRLAPFAHVGELSLVLGIPASLVDQVLPLVTVFNGSPGIDPAIAAPEAVAALPGMTPLILKDFLNARASLSQDADTLAKTLGPAAKDAAKGKSKAYRLRIVVGPAGGLRHAASAVIVPGEGEEPYRLLARQDDGPQPRGALHVRGMP from the coding sequence ATGTCCGTGCTCTCCTACAACAACGGCTCTGCCGGCAAGCGCGGCGGGCAGGGTGGATTCATCCTGATCGCGGCGCTGTGGATGCTTGCAGCGCTGGCTGCCCTGGTGGTGGTCGTCTCGCAGCAGCTGGGAAGCTCGGCGCGGTTGCTGCGGCTCGAAGACGAAGCGGTCGAGGCCGATGCGCTGGTCTCGGCGGCGATCGAATTGTCAGCCTACCGCCTGCTGCTGTCGAAGGACGAGGAGCGGCCGAAGCAGGGCGGTTTCCGTCTGGCGCTTGCAGGCAACGACATCGCGGTATCGTTCGTCAACGAAGCGGCACGGATCGATCTCAACACCGCATCGAAGGACATCCTCGAAAATCTTTTCGTCACGGTGGGCGCCGAACGGGACGCCGCCAAGGACTATGCCGAGCGGGTGGTTGCGTGGCGCTCCAAACCCTCCGACGCGGCGAAGGCCCAGGCGGAGGAGGCGCGCTATGCGGCGGCTGGTCTCAAGCGGGTGCCCCGCCTGGCGCCATTCGCGCATGTCGGCGAGCTGTCGCTCGTCCTCGGCATTCCCGCGTCGCTGGTCGATCAGGTGCTTCCATTGGTCACCGTCTTCAACGGCTCTCCGGGGATTGATCCGGCGATAGCTGCACCGGAGGCCGTCGCGGCGCTGCCGGGCATGACGCCGCTGATCTTGAAGGATTTCCTGAACGCGCGGGCGTCGCTGTCACAGGATGCCGATACGCTGGCCAAGACGCTGGGGCCTGCTGCGAAGGACGCCGCCAAGGGCAAGAGCAAGGCCTATCGGCTGCGTATCGTCGTCGGTCCGGCGGGCGGGCTTCGTCATGCGGCGTCTGCGGTGATCGTTCCCGGCGAAGGCGAGGAGCCCTATCGGCTGCTCGCACGGCAGGACGACGGGCCGCAACCGAGGGGGGCGCTTCACGTGCGGGGGATGCCATGA
- a CDS encoding PilN domain-containing protein produces MKLTEAIERGLTVWTATVAAAVEAVADRQLKRSRVVVRLDQPGRIALTVQVPSKAKPVLAPAKVNLTEGAPHVTLSPEWLRTLRGASLEIHLTAENVLVRPLDFPKQAEPFLDGMIRTQIGRLTPWHIDQALYGFSATHPVANDRIALTLAATPRALVQPLLAFADEVGAAKLVITAEVGAADGVPIQIFKSSLRSSLAGGRDLGRVLKLGWLSVAATTAVLLIATTLIGGYLDGELDDAQAQVTRLRAALRPAIGATAADGLLAKRKQTSPASVIVLDTLSKILPDGTYVIELHVENDRLQISGLTQDAPALIRLIEQSPQFSRATFYAPTTRTAGETGERFHIEARINAFFGDRA; encoded by the coding sequence ATGAAGCTCACAGAGGCGATCGAGCGAGGACTGACCGTGTGGACGGCGACCGTCGCCGCCGCGGTCGAGGCCGTGGCCGATCGGCAGCTCAAGCGTTCGAGGGTCGTTGTTCGCCTTGATCAGCCAGGACGTATCGCGCTGACGGTGCAGGTGCCGTCAAAGGCGAAACCTGTGCTGGCGCCGGCAAAGGTGAATCTGACTGAGGGAGCACCGCACGTCACTCTCTCGCCGGAGTGGCTGCGGACGCTGCGCGGTGCCTCACTGGAGATTCATCTGACCGCCGAAAACGTCCTGGTGCGTCCACTCGACTTCCCCAAGCAGGCTGAGCCGTTTCTGGATGGTATGATCCGGACGCAGATCGGCAGGTTGACGCCGTGGCACATCGATCAGGCGCTCTACGGTTTCAGCGCCACGCACCCCGTAGCCAATGACCGGATCGCGCTGACACTTGCGGCAACACCGCGCGCGCTGGTTCAGCCGTTGCTCGCGTTCGCCGATGAGGTCGGCGCCGCCAAGCTCGTCATCACAGCCGAGGTCGGCGCAGCCGATGGCGTTCCCATCCAGATCTTCAAGTCCTCGCTGCGCTCGTCGCTCGCCGGCGGCCGCGATCTCGGGCGCGTGCTCAAGCTCGGCTGGCTGTCGGTCGCCGCGACCACGGCCGTGCTGCTGATCGCGACGACGTTGATCGGCGGATATCTCGATGGTGAGCTCGATGACGCGCAGGCGCAGGTGACACGGCTGCGTGCCGCGTTGCGGCCCGCGATCGGAGCCACCGCCGCCGACGGGCTGCTCGCGAAGCGCAAGCAGACGAGCCCGGCCAGCGTGATCGTTCTCGACACGCTGTCGAAGATCCTCCCCGATGGGACTTACGTCATCGAGCTGCACGTCGAGAACGACCGCCTGCAGATCTCCGGCCTGACCCAGGATGCGCCCGCGCTGATCCGGCTGATCGAGCAGTCGCCGCAATTCAGCCGCGCGACTTTCTACGCGCCGACGACGCGGACCGCCGGCGAAACGGGCGAGCGTTTCCATATCGAGGCCCGCATCAACGCGTTTTTCGGAGACCGGGCATGA
- a CDS encoding HupE/UreJ family protein — translation MTGARALLAIVLALAATLLGRPAVAHQATIAVLEFREMRPGAYIGRWTTLPKDGDNRIELKMPPHCFLRLPELNCGDKGLVGQMTIANLGEDMSAAIIRVTSLSGETRSYTISAANPVVTVLGTDAPTLETWLELAKTYVNLGIDHILLGADHLLFVLGLIWIVEGGWRLLKTITAFTIGHSASLAATAFGLIGVAEGPLNACIALSIVFVGVEIVKQQRGESGLTARYPWAVAFSFGLVHGIGFASALAGLGLERRILPAALLFFNVGVEIGQILFVLLVLALIWAHRRLGAALPRWSAELPAYAIGSVSMFWFLGRLVRVLVAA, via the coding sequence GTGACCGGCGCGCGCGCCCTGCTCGCCATCGTGCTTGCGCTCGCTGCAACGCTTCTGGGGCGGCCGGCGGTCGCGCATCAGGCGACGATCGCCGTGCTCGAATTCCGCGAGATGCGGCCCGGCGCGTATATCGGGCGCTGGACGACCTTGCCGAAGGATGGCGACAACCGCATCGAGCTCAAGATGCCGCCGCATTGCTTCCTGCGACTGCCGGAACTCAATTGCGGCGACAAGGGCCTCGTCGGGCAGATGACGATCGCCAATCTCGGCGAGGACATGTCGGCTGCCATCATCCGCGTGACGTCCTTGTCCGGAGAGACGCGCAGCTACACGATCTCCGCGGCCAATCCCGTCGTGACCGTGCTCGGCACGGACGCGCCGACGCTCGAGACCTGGCTCGAGCTCGCCAAGACCTACGTCAATCTCGGCATCGACCACATTCTGCTCGGCGCCGATCACCTGCTGTTCGTGCTCGGACTGATCTGGATCGTGGAGGGAGGCTGGCGCCTGCTCAAGACGATCACGGCTTTCACCATCGGACATAGCGCCTCGCTGGCCGCGACGGCGTTCGGCCTGATCGGCGTCGCCGAGGGGCCGCTCAATGCCTGCATCGCACTCAGCATCGTGTTCGTCGGCGTCGAGATCGTCAAGCAGCAGCGCGGCGAGAGCGGACTCACCGCGCGCTATCCATGGGCCGTCGCCTTCAGCTTCGGTCTCGTGCACGGCATCGGCTTCGCCAGCGCGCTGGCGGGCCTCGGTCTGGAGCGGCGCATCCTGCCGGCTGCACTGCTGTTCTTCAATGTCGGCGTCGAGATCGGACAGATCCTGTTTGTATTGCTCGTGCTGGCGCTGATCTGGGCGCATCGACGCCTGGGCGCGGCGCTGCCGCGATGGAGCGCGGAGCTGCCGGCCTATGCGATCGGCTCGGTGTCGATGTTCTGGTTCTTGGGGCGTCTCGTGCGAGTTCTGGTGGCCGCATGA
- a CDS encoding HupE/UreJ family protein: MSPFRRTALLASVLLLTQVGIADAHIVSARLGDFYAGALHPLLTLQDVVVWVALGLLAGSLGAASGRWLVVVFPLGLCTGLALAVGSALTLVSPLIDAATILVLGLLLAAALRIPVTLLSVIAFVLGVMRGAANAGELMPQTDRLLYAAGLAIAGYVTITLVMALALTFRRPETEPVSSWRGIAVRAAGGWVAAVGLMMAGLSLAS, from the coding sequence ATGAGCCCATTCCGCCGGACGGCCCTGCTCGCTTCCGTGCTGCTGCTGACGCAGGTCGGAATCGCCGATGCCCACATCGTATCGGCCCGGCTCGGCGACTTCTACGCCGGCGCGCTGCATCCGCTGCTCACTCTGCAGGACGTCGTCGTCTGGGTTGCGCTCGGCCTCTTGGCCGGTTCGCTCGGAGCAGCGAGTGGACGATGGCTGGTCGTGGTGTTTCCGCTCGGCCTGTGTACAGGGCTCGCGCTCGCTGTCGGTTCGGCTCTCACCCTCGTCTCCCCATTGATCGATGCCGCGACGATCCTCGTGCTTGGGCTGCTGCTGGCAGCGGCCCTGCGCATTCCCGTGACACTGCTCAGCGTGATCGCGTTCGTGCTCGGCGTGATGCGCGGCGCCGCGAATGCCGGCGAGCTGATGCCGCAGACCGACCGTCTGCTTTATGCGGCCGGCCTTGCCATTGCAGGCTACGTCACGATCACCCTCGTGATGGCGCTCGCGCTCACCTTCAGGCGTCCCGAGACCGAGCCGGTGTCGAGTTGGCGCGGGATCGCCGTGCGCGCGGCGGGGGGCTGGGTGGCCGCGGTGGGCCTGATGATGGCGGGACTATCGCTGGCGTCCTGA
- a CDS encoding spermine/spermidine synthase domain-containing protein has protein sequence MTKARHADSREADLTAKKQGLWSPGTGALAGPTADLWALKLLIAASGLAGLGYEIVWTRQLALALGTEMMAVLGAIAGFFGGLALGAFVLDGRIRRAANPHHIYAVLEVVIGGWGLCAIWLLPASARALAPLLGIAPSPVLLWSASFLLPTLVLLPATVAMGGTLTALERMMSAARGPHPVSAGVYGANTAGAVAGTLLATFILIPAFGLSTTLLCLAAVNAGCALAALRLGRSLQVEARERDERRHAVADFRLTGTLFATGLLGIAFEVLVVRLAAQMMQDTVYSFACLLAAYLLGTAMGGMIWQRVGPIVALGRTGLISSTALVCLGTALTTPLLTGFADRAASFGVAGELGIALVLFLLPSMAMGALFGQLMQDVRDIKGSVGWAVGINSLGAAIAPLVAAQLLIPAFGSWKALVLVALGYLVLLQPHRAALRWAAVPALLGTAMLWLPAPDLIKLPPGGKLLALREGPMVTASVVDDASGTRYLEVNGHFRMGGTSSVRSDFRQAMLPLLLHPAPRNALFLGVGTGATVLGAAQMPNLDVQAVELSPEVVALLPWFDHPASKQDRPPIAIADARRFIVADERRYDVIVADLFHPALDGSGALYTVEHFEAVKRRLATEGVFCQWLPLYQLDAPSLRAIVRSFLAIFPEGSAWLNHYSVRTPMLALIGSRAPRPVDPESLAARFSEGTLRPLIQPLGFDQPIDLLGQYVAGAKALASFAGPGPRNTDDFPFVTFDARSNVHALSAPPWQLLSTVITEAKTDAAELLSPSRRGPWDHRLDAYWRARNRFIQAGAALTGEPRGAALIAVAAPGLLASIHASAEFEPAYAPLMSMASALLASDRQAAERLLQAIDEAAPSRHDARDLLSREFVR, from the coding sequence TTGACCAAAGCACGCCACGCAGACTCGCGCGAGGCCGATCTGACCGCGAAGAAGCAAGGCCTCTGGTCTCCTGGCACGGGCGCGCTCGCTGGCCCAACGGCAGACCTGTGGGCCCTGAAGCTGCTGATTGCAGCTTCCGGCCTTGCGGGGCTGGGTTACGAGATTGTCTGGACGCGGCAGCTCGCCCTCGCTCTGGGCACGGAAATGATGGCCGTGCTGGGCGCCATCGCAGGCTTCTTTGGCGGCCTCGCGCTCGGGGCGTTCGTGTTGGACGGCCGGATTCGTCGCGCCGCCAATCCGCACCATATCTATGCCGTCCTCGAAGTGGTCATCGGCGGTTGGGGCCTGTGTGCGATATGGCTGCTGCCCGCGAGCGCGCGCGCCTTGGCGCCGCTGCTCGGCATCGCTCCCTCGCCCGTCCTGCTATGGAGTGCGAGCTTTCTGCTGCCGACGCTGGTGCTGTTGCCGGCGACGGTGGCGATGGGCGGGACGCTGACCGCGCTGGAACGCATGATGTCCGCAGCCCGTGGCCCGCACCCCGTCAGCGCCGGCGTCTATGGCGCGAACACGGCCGGCGCCGTCGCCGGTACGCTGCTAGCCACCTTCATACTGATCCCCGCGTTTGGATTGTCGACGACGCTGCTTTGCCTGGCCGCAGTCAACGCGGGCTGCGCACTGGCAGCGCTTCGCCTCGGCCGGTCGTTGCAGGTCGAAGCACGCGAACGAGACGAACGCAGGCATGCCGTTGCCGATTTTCGCCTGACAGGAACTCTGTTCGCCACCGGCCTGCTCGGCATCGCGTTCGAGGTGCTGGTCGTGCGGCTCGCCGCGCAGATGATGCAGGACACCGTCTATAGCTTCGCCTGTCTGCTGGCCGCCTATCTGCTGGGGACCGCGATGGGCGGAATGATCTGGCAGCGCGTCGGGCCAATCGTCGCCCTTGGCAGGACCGGGCTGATCAGCAGCACGGCCCTCGTCTGCCTGGGCACGGCGCTGACGACGCCCTTGCTCACCGGCTTCGCCGATCGTGCGGCGAGTTTCGGCGTCGCCGGCGAGCTCGGCATCGCGCTGGTGCTCTTCCTGTTGCCGTCGATGGCGATGGGCGCCTTGTTCGGCCAGCTCATGCAGGATGTCCGCGACATCAAGGGCTCGGTGGGCTGGGCGGTCGGCATCAACAGCCTCGGCGCGGCGATCGCGCCGCTGGTTGCAGCACAGCTGCTGATTCCAGCGTTCGGCAGCTGGAAGGCGCTGGTTCTCGTTGCCCTCGGATACCTCGTGCTGCTGCAGCCGCACCGCGCAGCGCTGCGTTGGGCCGCGGTGCCGGCTCTGCTCGGAACGGCGATGTTGTGGCTCCCTGCTCCCGACCTCATCAAGCTCCCGCCCGGCGGCAAGCTCCTGGCGCTGCGCGAGGGACCGATGGTGACTGCGAGCGTCGTCGACGATGCCTCCGGCACACGCTATCTCGAAGTGAACGGCCACTTCCGCATGGGCGGCACCAGCTCGGTGCGCTCCGATTTCCGCCAGGCCATGCTGCCGCTGCTGCTGCATCCGGCGCCGCGCAATGCGCTTTTCCTCGGTGTCGGCACCGGAGCGACCGTGCTCGGCGCCGCGCAGATGCCGAACCTCGACGTGCAGGCGGTCGAACTGTCCCCGGAGGTCGTGGCGCTGCTGCCGTGGTTCGATCATCCGGCGTCCAAGCAGGACAGGCCACCGATCGCCATTGCCGATGCCCGGCGCTTCATCGTTGCGGATGAAAGACGTTACGACGTGATCGTGGCCGACCTGTTCCATCCGGCGCTGGATGGCAGCGGCGCGCTGTACACGGTCGAACATTTCGAGGCGGTCAAGCGCCGGCTGGCGACCGAGGGCGTGTTCTGTCAGTGGCTGCCGCTGTATCAGCTCGATGCGCCGTCGCTGCGGGCCATTGTCAGAAGCTTCCTCGCGATCTTTCCGGAAGGTTCGGCGTGGTTGAATCACTACAGTGTGCGCACGCCGATGCTGGCGTTGATCGGATCGCGCGCCCCTAGACCCGTAGACCCCGAGTCGCTCGCTGCACGGTTCTCGGAAGGCACGCTTCGTCCGCTCATTCAACCCCTCGGCTTCGATCAGCCGATCGATCTTCTCGGCCAGTATGTCGCCGGCGCGAAAGCGCTCGCGAGCTTTGCCGGTCCGGGGCCGCGCAACACCGACGATTTTCCGTTCGTCACCTTCGACGCGCGGAGCAACGTCCACGCGCTCTCGGCGCCCCCGTGGCAGCTGCTGTCGACCGTCATTACGGAAGCAAAGACTGATGCGGCCGAATTATTGAGTCCATCGCGGCGCGGACCGTGGGATCACCGGCTCGATGCGTATTGGCGGGCACGCAACCGCTTCATCCAAGCCGGCGCAGCGCTGACGGGCGAACCGCGCGGGGCCGCGCTCATCGCTGTAGCCGCACCTGGTCTGCTCGCTTCGATCCACGCCAGCGCGGAGTTCGAGCCGGCCTATGCGCCGCTGATGAGCATGGCCAGCGCGCTGCTTGCCTCTGACCGGCAGGCGGCCGAGCGGCTGCTTCAGGCGATCGACGAGGCCGCACCGTCGCGACACGACGCGCGCGACTTGCTATCGCGAGAATTCGTCAGATGA
- the gspM gene encoding type II secretion system protein GspM, which translates to MNWATSLRRNFVSSPAASAMLYAVTIVALLWVAAAAVIDLIAKHDQLNDTNAQLAQFSGRKRPGGTPAASSSTAPGGSVFVEGRTVTIAGAALVQRLTEAIGKAGGSVLSTQVDLPAARGNENLISVVANCELEQPALQQLLYDLEAGLPFLFVDQLHVQQPLAAAAGGAGRLTVLVTVSGQWQGKM; encoded by the coding sequence ATGAATTGGGCGACATCGCTGCGCCGGAACTTCGTGAGTTCGCCAGCCGCTTCTGCGATGCTCTACGCCGTAACGATTGTTGCGCTGCTCTGGGTTGCCGCTGCAGCCGTCATCGACCTCATCGCGAAGCACGACCAGCTCAACGACACCAACGCGCAACTGGCGCAGTTCTCGGGACGCAAACGGCCGGGCGGCACGCCGGCGGCGAGCAGCTCGACTGCTCCGGGCGGATCGGTGTTCGTCGAGGGGCGGACGGTCACTATCGCGGGCGCGGCGCTGGTGCAGCGTCTCACGGAGGCGATCGGCAAGGCCGGTGGCAGCGTGCTGTCGACCCAGGTCGACCTGCCGGCCGCACGCGGCAACGAGAACCTGATCAGCGTCGTCGCCAACTGCGAGCTCGAACAGCCGGCGCTGCAGCAGCTGCTCTACGATCTCGAAGCCGGATTGCCGTTTCTCTTCGTCGACCAATTGCATGTGCAGCAACCGCTGGCGGCTGCTGCGGGCGGAGCAGGGCGGCTGACGGTGCTGGTCACCGTGTCGGGCCAATGGCAAGGAAAAATGTGA
- a CDS encoding 2OG-Fe(II) oxygenase family protein, with protein sequence MDQIEALFPIPLMRSPALLNAELKDAAVAAIRGSKIENNLRSGQLFHTEVADPRANNLFQTIAELAVPKLVDFGELLFGERLRWTVKEMWTNMLETGGNQTLHAHANSFISGIFYLTPSHSGSRTVFLRPPGGSDFSFRHHTRSAAVGPFNAGKYVLPEAEPGDLVLFPSYLYHEVPRNQGDQRITIAFNAIPDHLDCWGYRVSFSS encoded by the coding sequence ATGGACCAGATAGAAGCTCTCTTTCCGATCCCGCTGATGCGGTCCCCCGCGTTGTTGAACGCGGAGTTGAAGGACGCAGCGGTGGCGGCCATCCGCGGCTCGAAGATCGAGAACAACTTGCGGTCCGGGCAGCTGTTTCATACCGAGGTCGCCGATCCCCGTGCGAACAATCTGTTTCAGACCATCGCCGAACTGGCGGTGCCAAAGCTGGTCGATTTCGGCGAGCTGCTGTTCGGCGAGAGGCTGCGCTGGACGGTCAAGGAGATGTGGACGAACATGCTGGAGACCGGCGGCAACCAGACCCTGCACGCCCATGCCAACAGCTTCATTTCCGGTATCTTCTATCTGACGCCGTCGCATTCCGGCAGCCGTACCGTGTTCCTGCGGCCGCCTGGCGGCAGCGATTTCTCGTTCCGCCATCATACCCGCAGCGCCGCAGTCGGCCCGTTCAACGCGGGCAAGTATGTGCTGCCCGAGGCGGAGCCCGGCGATCTCGTGCTGTTCCCGAGCTACCTCTATCACGAGGTGCCGCGCAATCAGGGCGACCAGCGTATCACCATCGCCTTCAATGCCATCCCCGATCATCTGGACTGCTGGGGCTACCGCGTCAGCTTCTCGTCCTGA